In Zingiber officinale cultivar Zhangliang chromosome 6A, Zo_v1.1, whole genome shotgun sequence, a single genomic region encodes these proteins:
- the LOC121994894 gene encoding uncharacterized protein LOC121994894 yields the protein MECPKLKKQEEKIKKKKKVLKAIWDESSSSSLEEDKRKSPRHVTLMALSHVEASEGEDNHREDAESSSELSSSDDENENAPCEICMHYENDIIEFDGLKNENASLKLQVDDLRGMKHGDTTPRPRRGPGRPRKQPIESVEVEPEEHEADSVGDPAGVEVDSSRQTPQTSMRNPGVQTQAVSPRLPPVIPTPVATPWVRDRARIPLLARSVKDRFTLFHGVPDPTVARSWLGNVEDTFEYMSCTEEEKAELAAYHLRDQAVTWWKMQKTLFGDQSITWTLFREAFERQYFPAPYRMARRQEFLHLKQGDRSVMEYDAEFNRLAEYCPHLVAQESDRLDQFTQGLAVYIRIRMSGFTPSTYREALDRALMIEMTQQQISLEKGKDKQSAQGTTPTQKQQNQGQKKRKKWQGSRATSGASHRSSKTRRSSVGSSRPPQKDYSGELRCFRCGAEGHAKPNCPLSQDICYYCKLPGHVSRDCTLKAQLQAAKVTPQESHNTQTRRPKGPQKTQSTPHQQSIPPSRAQVYHIQSQQYPAVPMAMQYSSAVPSHQMHPAPQYFPTPPSSCPVIQSQQLATTPSAQFQTGTEMPPAGTEAGRVYAITREEAQRAEGSVFRGMTTVYTFPAALLIDTGSSHSFISRIFLSKIGRLPVRRTHTLAVSLPSGEVLNISQEIRDCPLGFEGQTLTVDLQVLDMLDFDIILGMDWLARYYATVDCSARVVTFRPPGLPSWVFMGTKDEGISIISAMQAQRLLSQGCQGYLLSMIKTDQDHTPPLSDIPIVREYPDVFPEELPGLPPKRQVEFTVELIPGTVPVSKAPYRMAPKELKELKVQLQELLDRGFIRPSVSPWGAPVLFVKKKDGSMRLCIDYRQLNAVTIKNKYPLPRIEDLFDQLKNTSKTTAITPSYAWDSFARAPLTDKKRR from the exons aTGGAGTGTCCAAAATtaaagaagcaagaagaaaagattaagaagaaaaagaaggtcTTGAAAGCCatatgggatgaatcatcttcaAGTTCATTAGAAGAAGATAAAAGGAAGAGCCCAAGGCACGTGACActcatggccttaagccatgtGGAAGCTAGCGAAGGTGAAGATAATCATAGGGAGGATGCAGAATCTTCAAGTGAGttatcatctagtgatgatgag AATGAAAATGCACCATGTGAAATTTGCATGCATTATGAAAATGACATTATTGAATTTGATGGCCTTAAGAATGAGAATGCATCTTTGAAATtgcaagttgatgatcttagag GAATGAAGCACGGAGATACGACCCCTCGTCCGCGTCGTGGTCCGGGGCGACCCCGGAAGCAGCCTATCGAGTCAGTAGAGGTTGAGCCAGAGGAGCACGAGGCGGATTCTGTTGGGGATCCTGCAGGCGTGGAGGTTGACAGTAGCCGACAGACTCCTCAGACTTCTATGAGAAATCCGGGTGTTCAGACTCAGGCGGTTTCTCCGAGATTACCCCCAGTTATCCCTACTCCGGTTGCTACTCCTTGGGTGAGGGATAGAGCCCGTATCCCATTATTGGCTCGGTCGGTGAAGGATCGATTTACTCTATTTCATGGGGTTCCCGACCCGACGGTTGCTCGGTCTTGGTTGGGAAATGTGGAGGATACTTTCGAGTACATGTCGTGTACCGAAGAAGAAAAAGCCGAATTAGCTGCGTACCACCTTCGAGATCAGGCTGTTACATGGTGGAAGATGCAGAAGACACTGTTTGGAGACCAGAGCATTACATGGACTTTATTCCGAGAGGCATTCGAGAGACAGTATTTCCCAGCTCCTTATCGGATGGCACGCCGACAGGAATTCTTACATCTGAAGCAGGGTGACCGGTCTGTGATGGAGTATGATGCGGAATTTAACCGGTTGGCTGAGTACTGCCCTCATTTAGTTGCCCAGGAGAGCGATCGGTTAGATCAGTTCACTCAGGGTCTTGCAGTATATATCCGTATCAGGATGTCTGGCTTCACTCCTAGTACGTACCGGGAGGCGTTGGATAGAGCTCTGATGATTGAGATGACACAACAGCAAATTTCCCTAGAAAAAGGAAAGGATAAGCAAAGTGCTCAGGGTACGACTCCGACTCAGAAACAACAGAACCAAGGTCAGAAGAAACGGAAGAAGTGGCAGGGATCCCGGGCTACTTCGGGGGCGTCCCATCGATCATCGAAGACAAGACGATCATCTGTTGGTTCTTCTAGACCTCCGCAGAAGGATTACTCTGGGGAACTCAGATGTTTTAGATGTGGTGCTGAGGGTCACGCTAAACCTAACTGCCCATTGAGCCAAGATATATGTTACTACTGCAAGCTTCCGGGGCATGTGAGCCGCGATTGTACTCTGAAGGCTCAGTTACAGGCTGCTAAGGTTACTCCTCAAGAAAGTCATAATACTCAGACTCGACGGCCGAAGGGACCACAGAAGACGCAGAGCACTCCACATCAGCAGAGTATACCACCTTCTCGGGCCCAGGTATACCATATTCAGAGTCAGCAGTACCCAGCGGTACCTATGGCTATGCAGTATTCCTCGGCTGTCCCGTCACATCAGATGCATCCGGCACCTCAGTATTTTCCGACGCCACCTAGCTCTTGTCCGGTGATCCAGTCTCAGCAGTTAGCTACTACTCCATCAGCACAGTTTCAGACTGGCACTGAGATGCCGCCGGCAGGCACGGAGGCAGGACGGGTTTATGCTATTACTCGAGAGGAGGCACAGCGGGCCGAGGGATCGGTCTTTCGGGGTATGACTACTGTTTATACTTTTCCTGCAGCAttattgatagatactggtagttctcaTTCTTTCATTTCTCGGATATTTCTGAGTAAGATTGGTAGATTACCGGTACGTCGGACTCATACATTAGCGGTTTCTTTACCCTCGGGAGAGGTATTAAATATCAGTCAGGAGATTAGAGATTGTCCATTGGGTTTCGAGGGTCAGACCCTTACAGTGGACTTGCAGGTTCTGGATATGTTAGACTTTGACATCATTTTGGGCATGGACTGGTTGGCCAGATATTACGCTACCGTGGATTGCAGCGCGAGAGTGGTTACATTTAGACCTCCGGGTCTACCGTCCTGGGTTTTCATGGGTACTAAGGATGAGGGGATTTCTATCATCTCAGCTATGCAAGCTCAGAGATTATTGTCTCAAGGATGCCAGGGGTATTTGTTATCTATGATTAAGACTGATCAGGATCATACCCCACCGCTTTCTGACATTCCTATAGTTCGGGAGTACcccgatgtatttccagaggaattACCTGGCTTGCCCCCaaaaaggcaagtggagttcacggttgagttgattccggggacAGTACCGGTATCAAAGGCTCCATATCGCATGGCACCTAAAGAACTGAAGGAGTTAAAAGTACAATTACAGGAGCTACTGGATAGAGGGTTTATCCGTCCTAGCGTGTCTccgtggggagctccagtactctttgtgaagaagaaggacggatcgaTGAGATTGTGCATCGACTATCGGCAGCTGAATGCTGTGACTATTAAGAATAAATATCCGCTGCCACGTATAGAGGATCTGTTTGATCAGCTCAAGAATACTt CAAAGACGACTGCTATTACTCCAAGTTATGCGTGGGATAGTTTTGCTCGTGCACCTTTAACTGACAAGAAGCGTAGGTGA